The sequence TGATGCACCTATTGAATTTGATTTTCGAAAAAACGGATATTACTACACTGATTCAACATTTTCTCTAAATCAGGTAATGCTGAAGGAAGGAGAACTTCTTACACTTTCAACAATTCTACCGCTTATGGAGCAGTATAAGAATACCCCCATGGAAAAATCCTTCCGTGATTTGATGAATAAGCTGATTCAAATGCTTCCTGATTCTATTACTGTTGATTCAGCTCTCATTAATAATGAAGTTCATTTTATTTCTGATCCAATTACAACTTTTGAAGACGGTGTTTTTGAGAACGTTCTGAAGGCAACAAAGCTTCATCAAACTTTGAATATGGAATATAAGACCGCCAGAGATTCAAATTATCAAAGCAGATTGTTTGATCCTTATCATATTATCTGCCAGAAAGGAAGCTGGTACTTACTGGGTTACTCACACCACTCCCAGGCAATCAGGCTTTACGCAATGCCCCGAATGCGAAACTGTATCATTACAAAAGACAAGTTTTCTATTCCAAAAGATTTCAAATTGGAAGACCATATTGATGTTCAGATGGGTGCCTGGGGAAACAGTGGCGAACAATTTAAAGTTGAAATTGAATTTGTAAAAAGCTTAAAGACTTATGTAATGGAACGAACCTGGCATAAAGACCAGGTTATTCGCGAAAATCCAGACGGAACAGTATATCTTTCCTTTGAAACAAACCAGCTCAACCAGACTGCTTCATGGATTATGTCATTCACAGGTGGTGCAAAAGCATTGAATCCACCAGAGTTAAGGGAACAGATTAAGGAGGCTGCTCAGAGAATTCTGGGTGAACTATAAATAATTACTCAAACTCCTCTGTAAGATATATCAGCTATATAAGGGCTAAAATACAACACAAATCATCTTCCCGAACGGGAAAATATTTTCGCATATCAGGTCTTTTTTTATTGATTTTCCCGTTCGGGAAAGTTATATCACCTTCCGTTTTCGGAAGATCGGCCAATTTAAATATTAACGTGATTAGCTGACTTTGTGTCAGAGTCTTTTTGATCGGAATCATCCTTACCTGCTTTATAAAGTCTTCCGCCATCATGCTCCAGTCCCTGGGGAAAAGCGGCAAATCCACCCTGCTCGCCCTGCTCCGGGATGTAATCGTCTTTGTGCCTTCCTCAATTATTCTGGCAATGACCAGTCACAACATCGTCACCATGCTCTGGGCTTCTTTAATCAGCGACGTAATATCATTCGTTTTTGCAGTAATTTTTATAAAAGGCAGAAAGTAAGAAAATCATTGGACAGTTCGCCTGAATGGTCATAATGTCCGTGAGCTGCATCACAGCCGCTATCACCGATTTCATTTTCAACAAGATTTATGATTCGCATTCTTTATACATTCTAAAAACTGATTTGTCTTTTTCACTTGGATTCTTCTCCAAGAGCAAAAATACAATTCCGCACAAAATAATCTGCACGAAAGTTGATGACGGAGTTGCAAGACCGATTCTAAAAAGTGTTGGATTCAGCGTACGGCTCATTAAATACGAAACCGGAATTCGTACGCCGAACGCACCAATGATTCCCTGAATCATAACAAAGGAAGTTTTTCCGCAGCCGTTAAAATATCCGATAAAGCAGAAAAGAAAAGAAACAAAAAGAGTGTCGATGGCATAAGCTTTAAGATATGAATGAGCAGCAGCAACTACTTTTCCGTCTTTTGAAAAAATTGCAGCCAGAAGATTTCCGTGGAAGAAAGCAAAATATCCCATAAAAAGACCGCAGGCCAGAGAGGCCGCAATGGAATACAGCAAGGCTTTTTTTGCACGGTCATATTTTTCTGCTCCGACATTCTGAGCAACAAAAGCACTCAAAGACTGAGAAAATGCAGAAGGAACAAGCATGATGAATCCGCAGACCCGTTCTGCAACTCCTACTCCAGCCGAAGCAATAAGACCAAGCCCGTTAATGATTGCCGCAATCACAAGAAACGAAACCGTAACAAGTCCGTCCTGAAGTGAAATTGGCGCACCTGTTTTACAGACTAAGGCCACAAGATTTCCCTGCCAGCGGATATTCTTTTTTGAAAGAGCAAAAGGAAGGCCTCTTTTTTTTGCAGCAGTCAGACAGAAAAAAACACTGAGAGCCTGAGCAATCACAGTTGCCAGGGCAGCCCCGCTTGCAGCCATATGAAAAACCGCAACAAAAAGAAGATCTCCAAAAATATTAATGATGCAGGCAACAAGTACCGTCAGAAGCGGAGTTTTAGAATCTCCCATTCCCCTGAAAACACCGCCCATCATATTGTAAGCTGTTATAAAAACCGTTCCTGCCGAACAGATGTGAACATACCTGCAGGTTTTATCAAAGGCTTCTTCTGGAGTCTGCATAAGAAGTGCAAACGGCTCTGTAAGAAAAATCATCAGGACAGTAACAACAATTGCAAGCAGGGCAAAAAAGATTACACTCGTTCCCACAATATCTGCGGCCTTTTCTTTTTTCCCGGCACCCAAAGCCTGTCCCATCTGAATGGTTGTACCCATAGCAAGCCCAACGATTATAAAAGTTATGGTCTGCATCATCATGGTTCCGGTTGCTACAGCAGAAACATCAGCAGCATTTCCAAACTGCCCTACAATCAGCAGATCAACCGCACCATAAAAGGACTGTAAGAACAAAGCCCCGAGAACTGGAAGCGCAAAACGTAAAAGCCGTGGAGCAATTTTCCCGGATGTAAACAAAGTTGTCTCAGACATGAATCCTCCAAAAACAAAAGACTGAATAAAATTCCGGCATTTTCTCCCCTGCACCCTGCCGATTAAAGAAGAGGATACAAATGGTAAGTTAGTTTTGACTGCCTTTTACTGCCAGTACTGATTCAGATATTTTTCAAAGATGTATCCCTTTTTCTTTCCATCTGAATATTCAATCTGAATCCAGTGGCCTTTGTAGTTGTCAATGTCATAAAAGTATGGATCAATTGCAATGACTTTTACTTTTTCCCCGTTATTAAGCCTGTCAATTTTTTTTCCGGAAAGACCTGCTGAATCCCGGATGTTTACATTTGAATCAATGAGGCAGGTTTCCTTCTCATATCCGTTATAAGGAATTAAAGTTTTTACTCCTGCAGATATAAGAACTTTCTTCATTTCTTCACTCTTTGCAAAAGAAAGAAGGTTACATGTATGGTTATAACTACCTCCTCCGTCTGATTCTTTTGAACCCATGCAGATAATTTTGTTAACATCCTTTACATATGGAAGAACTGTCTTTACCATTTCCACATCATCCAGGTCCACGGCTTTACGTACAGGAGATGCGTGTGAAAACTGACCGTTGAAAGAAGCAAAATCTGCAAGTTCATTTTTCCATTCAAGAACTTTCCTTACGCTTTTTGAATCTTTCTGTTCAATAAGATACTGCAGGGGATTATCTGATCCGCCGTATGACGGATAAAAAATTCCATAAGCTGCATCAATGGCTTTAAAGGCATTCAATATAAAGTCAGGATTTTTTGTTTCTGCAATTATCGTAATTACATCTTTCTGAAGTTCTTCATTGAAATCTGAAGGAGAAAGCTGATGGTCCAGCATTTTGCCTAATTCACTTGAATCACATTTTTTTACGGCATTAATGAATTTGTTCCATAAAGTCATATCCTGCTTTGGATTTGATAAATCAGAAATATCAGTTCTCATTACATTTCCTAAACTATTCATGCAGGCAGCCTTACCCGGTGCATAACAGACTACGCTTGGATTCCGTTCTTCCAGAGAGAATAATGAATACCGGTTTTTATAATCGACTCTGTAGCCCATAAAACTGTTTCCATTCTTTTTAACAAGCCAGTAATCATCATAACCAATCCAGAAATATTCGCCGTTATTGTTCAGCTTAAATAACTTTCCGCCGTACGACCATCCGTTATAAGGCTTATTATCTTTGTTTTCCGTCTTACAGAGCTGATTAAAAGTTTCAGTAACTTCTGCAAGACTGCTTTTGCTTTCATCAAAATCCTTAAAGCTGGTTAAAGCTGCGTCACTTTCAATCTTAAACTGTGCAACAGGTAAATATTCATCTGAATATTCCTCATAGAAGCTGATGATGTCTCCGTTAATGTTCACGACTATCCTTGTCCTGTAATAGTCGTATTCCTTTCCGAAAAGCTCATTCAGTAAATAGTCCTTATAACTGATGCTGACGTCATCATGAACCCTGCAGATCCTTATAAAATAATCTGTATGATATTTTTCAGTTGCATCATTATAAGATATTTTTTCATATCTATAGTAAAGATTCTGTGCTGAAGCCACAAAACCTGCAGCAAACAGTAAAGCCAGGACTAAAAACTTTTTCATAAAAACTCCTGTAAGTAATAATAAAATGCTTTTTCAAAAATTACTACTGATACGCCTGAGACTACGAGTATAAGCTCCTTTAATAATCCTGATAATTCTGCCCTAACCCTTCATGCTTATCTATAATTCTCTTGACATTCATAACACTGTTATGTAAATTAACTCTATAAGTTAGTTAACGCTAACTAAGGAGTAATAAATGTCTTCTTCCGTTAATTTAGAAAGTACAAAAGAATCTGCCGGTTCATCAGAATCAACCAGCAGAAAGAAAAAATCACCCCTGGCACAGCTTATAAATTTTGCAGGGAAATACAAAATACTTACCTTTACAGGCCTCTTTCTGTCTGCGGCAGCACAGATCTTCGGAATGGTTCCATTCATCTGTATCTGGCTTTCCAGCAAACGGTTTATTCATTTAAAGCATTTAAAGAAGCATAGGAGAAAACGAAACGGAAGTCCAGGCTGCCCTCTCCAGACTGCTCAAAGGGAAAACTGTACTGGTAATAGCACACCGTCTGAGAACAGTAGCAGCTGCAGATAAAATCGTTGTATTAAAAAACGGAAAAGTATGCGAAGAAGGAAGTCCAAAAGACTTACAAAAAAACAAGAAATCTGTTTTTACAAAAATGCTTAGTCTTCAGACAAAAGAAGAAACCTGGACCGTCTAGAATTTAATAATATACTTTTCGGGAATCATCATAAACTGATGATTTCCGGGAAGTATATTATTTAAATAAACTTTACATATTTATTAAAACTTTCTTGTATTGTTATAACAACGTGTTATAATTATTTTTATGCGCATACCTAGTTTTCTTAATAAAAATACTATAAAAATGTACGAGGGGGGGTATAAAACCTTCCTTTTTTTGGCAGTTCTTTTTTTAGGAACCTTTTCTTTTCTTTCTTGCAGTAGCGAATATACTTCAGAAGAGCCGGATAAATCAAACATTTCGTATACGGTAAACTTTGATGTAAACGGCGGAACCGGGGAATCCTCACAGCTCAAAACTATTACCGTTAAAGCCGGCACAATCATTAATCTTCCTGTAGTAGCAGACGACAATTCCGTCCCTCTCCTTACTCATGATGAAGGAAAAATGTTCGTTGCCTGGAATACAGATTCAAACGGACATGGAACAGGGTATTCAGATGGAACTTCACTTATAGTAACCAAAGATATAACTCTTTACGCCCAGTGGGCAATTCCCCATACCCTGACTTTCAATGCAAATAACGAAAGCGAAACTACCTGCACACTGACAGTTCCTGAGGATATTTCAATAAAACTTCCGGAATCTTCTTTTACAAATCCTGGCAAAGTTCTTGCTGAATGGAATACAGAATCAAACGGCACAGGTACTTCCTATACACCTGAAAGTGCAGCAACCTTTGCAGATGACACAACTCTTTACGCAATATGGAAAACTCCATGCACAATAACTTTCAATACAAACGGCGGAAATCAAATTGGAGATCAGATTGTTGCAGAAGGATACCGGGTACAAAAACCGGCTTCTCCAGAAAAAGACGGATACCGCTTTATGGGATGGTATTCAGATACTTCATTCGGTACAGAATTTGATTTTGAAACCCCTGTACTCTCAGATATGGAACTGTTTGCTTCATGGAAAAAAGTTATAACTATTTTCTATGATCCAAATAGTGGTGACGGAGAAATTCAAATCCAGACACTCCTTGAAGGGGAAGAAGTCACCCTCCTGGAAAATATTTTTACGCGCCCAGACTACGGTTTTGCCTGCTGGAATACTGCAAAGGATGGCTCCGGGGATCGCTATGATGACAAGGCAACTTTTATTCCGGAAGACAACATTACACTTTACGCACAGTGGGGAATGACCTGCACTATTTCTTTCAATAAAGGAAATGATAATGCAGAAGGCGAAATGGAAGAAATAAGTCTTCCTGCAGGTAGTTCAATTCAGCTTCCTGCAAGCACATTCTCCCTTGAAGGCTTTTACTGCTCTGGCTGGAATACAACCCTGGACGGAAGCGGTACTTCATATGCAAACGGTCAGACAATTATTCTTAACGAAACTACAACCCTCTACGCTCAGTGGAAAGAAGGAAGCGGAATCTTCTACTCAATAACAATTCCTTCAGTCGAACACGGCAGTGTAAGCTCAAACATGACCTCTGCAATGGCCGGAAGTTTCATTACCCTCACCCTCACTCCTGATGAAGATTACAAAGCTGGTTCTATCACAATTACCTGCGGAGAAGAAAACGTTCCCCTCACTGAAATTGAAGCCGGTAAAATCTGGCAATTTGCAATGCCTGATGGTGAAATCTCAATTTCAATTGATTTTGCACTAAAAGGCTGGAAAGTCCTGTATGACGAAAACATTATAAACGGATCTTTAAGCACAGACCGTGATTATTACCTTCCAGGTGAAGAGGCTGTAATTACCATTGTACCTGACGAAACTTACGCATATCGGGCAGAATCTCTGAGCGTAAAAAATTCAGATGGAGAAGAAATCGAAATAACGGAAGAAACTGGCGAAAACGGAATTTACTACACCTTTACAATGCCGACAGGAGATGTAACGGCATACGCAGAATTCGACAAGCTTCAGTGCAAGGTAAAATTTGCTTCTTCAATCACCGGCTGTGACGACATGCCTTCAGAAACACACGTAGACATGGGAACTCAGATAATCCTGCCTTCATGCACATATTTCTATTATGGAACTGGTTACACCTTCAGAAACTGGAACTCCGAAAGTGATGGAACAGGAGACACATATACTGCAGAAACAAGTTTGATTGTAAATGACGACATAACTTTCTGGGCACAATGCGATTCAGGTTACATTACTAGTGTTGCAGAACTCAGCACACTGCTTGGAAAGATAAAGGCACACAGCCTTACATCTGCAAAAATCATAATCACAGATGCAAAAACTTCGGACGTAACCGGATCTACGGCATCTTCAATAAGCCCTGTAGGACAGCACCTTGCTTCATATTCTTCAGTCAAAGTTGCACTTACGCTCAACCAGAACGCAAATCTTACTTCAATCGGAAATTACGCATTCTACTATAGAAGTAACCTTACTTCGGTAAGCATGCCATCAAATATTACATCAATCGGAGCTTATGCGTTCTATAATTGCAGTTATCTTACTTCAGCAAATCTTCCTGCTTCAGCAACAAGCATTGGTAATTATGCCTTCTACAATTGTTCATCACTTTCAGGCAGCATTTCAATTCCATCTGGCGTAAAAACTATTGGAAGTTATGCATTCTGTGGCTGTTCTTATATTACGTATGCTTCAGTTCCTTCAGGTGTTACAGCGATAAATGATTACACTTTCAGCGGCTGTTCAAGCATGACGGGCGTTTCTTTGCCGAGTGGAATTACAAGCATCGGAAGCTATGCCTTCTCGAACTGTAAGCTTTCTTCAATTACAATTCCAAATGGCACTAAAAGTATTGGAAGTCATGCATTTGACGGATGTTCATCAGCTTCAACGCTGGAGTTTGATTCTTCTAATACCTTAACAAGTTTAGGAAGCTATGCATTCTTTAACTGTTCAAAGCTTCAGACCGTTACTATTCCTTACACTGTAACAGCTTTAAATGAATATACTTTCAGCGGCTGTTCAAAGCTTACCGGTGTTGACTTTCCTTCAGGCATGACAACTATAGGTACCAGTGCATTCAAGAATTGTACAGCACTGTATAAAATTACGCTTCCTTCTTCGTTGACGGCAATCGGCGGTTCGGCTTTTGAAGGCTGTACTAAGCTGTATAGCGGCAACTCATTTCCTCTTACACTTCCATCTGCATTGAAGACAATAGGTGCTTCGGCTTTTAGAGGATGTAGTGCTAACTTTATGAAAATAACGATTCCAGCTTCGGTAACCAGCATAGGAAGTTCCGCATTCAGTGACTGTTCCGAGCTGACAACAATAAGCTTTGATTCAAGTTCAAAATTAACTGATCTTGGTGGCTATGCTTTTGAAAACTGTATCAAGCTGACCAAAGTATCAGTACCAGACAGCGTTACAAGCATGGGCTCTGCGATTTTCACAGGCTGCAAAGGACTCACGGAAATTTCTCTTCCGTTCCTGGGTACGAGTGAAAGTATGCCGATTTTCTTTGGTTCATTATTTGGAACTCAGTCATATACAGGCGGATCAAAAACTATACAGTATGGGGATATAGAAAATTCCAGTGATTCAAATACGTACTATATCCCAAATGTAAATACAGTTTCTGTCAGCAGGGGAAAGATCAGAAATGGCGCTTTCTCTGAATGTAACAATGTAACCGCAGTAAATTTAGGTAGTGGAGTTACAAGTATTGGAATCGGAGCGTTTTATGGAACTAATGTTTCTAAACTGATTATTCCAGACTCTGTAACTTACATGGGAAATGCTGCTTTTGGACACTGTCAGAGATTAACTTCTATTACATTGCCGTATCTTGATTATAACTTTGGATATTATTTTACAACAAAAGCTCCAACCGGCAGTGATGCAACATGGTATAGATCTATAGTTCAGAACACAAAAACTTATTACATAGATTCTAACCTTTCTACAATAACTATAAACAGTTTTAAAGATAATAAGATTCCTGATTATGCATTCCAGAATATGGGAAATACATACACATTCAACATTACAACAAATAAGGTAACTTATGTTGGAAAAAAAGCTTTTGCAAACGCTTATTCAAAATTTCCTTTACAGACATTCCTGAATAACGGTTATGTTACGACAATAGGCGAATATGCATTTACGGGAAATGAGGTTGTTAATTTAACAATTCCTTCGACTGTTACGGTTATTGGTGAAGGAGCCTTCTCTGCCTGTACAAAACTTGAATCCTATACAAGCCCATTCATAGGAGGAAAGAAATCCCCGGGAGTTTCAAGTTCTTATGACCTTTTGTTTGGTTATGTCTTTGGAACAGATTCTTATACAGGCGGAACGGCAGCAAGCCAGAGATATATTGATAATGGATCCTATAAAACTTATTACATTCCATCTGATCTTGTAAAGGTAAAATATACAGGAACCGGAATGATAAGGTATGGTACCTTTATGAATTGTACAACCTTAGAAAAAGTTCAATTTGATGATGCTACGTCTATTGGCAGCTATGCATTTTATGGATGTTCTTCATTGGGATATGATTCTACTCACCTTATAAGTATTACTGAAACCGTTACAAGTATTGGCGATTGTGCATTTAAGGACTGTACATCGTTGTATAACGTAACAATTGGAGAAAATGTCACAAGAATCGGTAAGGAATGTTTTACAGGCTGTTCAAAACTTGGAAAAGTATATTTTTATGCAGCTAAGCAAAACTGGTATTATACAACCAACTCTGATTATACAGGTGGAAGTAAATCTAAAGTCCTTAGTGGAGAATCTTACAAGCAGGACTGGGATAATTTTGCAAAATGCTTTAGAAGCGATAAAGACTGGCAGAAATATTTGTACTGGAAACAGCCGTAACTTTTTCTTAAAAAAAGAATCATAGCAGGCGTTGCGGGCGGCGCTTGAGCCCGCTAGAAGGGGTAGCAAAAGACCGCGGAGCGGGCTGGAGCGAGGGGAAGGCTTTCCCCTCCTGAATATAAAAACAATAAAAATATGGAGATTGTATGAAAAAAACAAAAGTTCTGCTCCTTGCAGTTGCAGGAGTACTTATGGCCGGAGGAGCGTTTTCTGAAGCTCCTTCTTCCAACACAAAAACAGTTACAGGCGGTCTTATTGAAGACGGTCTTGTTGATTCATTCGATACCGGAGTTGAGGGAAAAGACACACTTTTCTTCGGAAGCTACGGCATGAGTGACGGAACAATTCGCGCAGGATATGGAAAAAGATTCAGCCCGAAATTGTGGATATCGCTTTATGACGGCTGGTACATGAATGCAGGAACACAAACAGAAGAAACATCAAAAAAAGACAGCATTTCTTTAGACGGTGTAAATACAGACTACACTGACAGTTCAGCTTCTGCACAGGTAAGCGGAAACTCAAGGGTAAAAAATAATCTTGCCTTCAGTACTTACCTGAACAACAAAATCGGAGGAACCTTTTACTGGAATATAGATTCTTCAAACCTTCAGGGATATGCTGCAACAGACCCTACAGGCATGATTCAGGATAAAAGCGGAACAACTACAACAAAAGATTCTTCCGAAAATCATGAAGACGGAACTACTAGTCTGACTGAATATTCAACCCTTGAAAATAAGAAATCCGAAAACACTTTCGGAATAAATTTCAACGGTATTCAGACAAAGTACCTTATGGGCGAACGGAAACTTTATTTTAAGCTTAATACATTTCAGTTCACAAAGAGTTCCCGCTTCATTGACCTTGCATGGAACACAAAAACCACTCTGAACTCAAGCACAATTGACTCAAGTGAACAGCCGTCGTACAAAGGAACATATGATTACAATACTTACACCCCTTACCTTGAAGTTGAAACAGGTTTCAGTTTCAAAAAAATCTGGGATTGTGTAACTCCTCAGTTCACCTTAACTGAAGGTTTTCAGATGTCCTTCCGCTCAAACGAAAATACTTACACCTATTCAAAAAATACGGCAAACACTGCCCTCCTGAATACAAGACAGACAACTTCATTCAAGATGGATCAGGGCGACTATTCAAACTGGAAAAATACCCTTACACCAAGACTTGACTTTGATTTTGACCTGGGAGAAAACATAACCTTAAAGACCCGCGCACAGGCAGGAATATCTCTTTCAAACACTTTTACCGGGGCAGATAAATACACAACTATCACAACTACACGTACAAAAGATCTTACAAACGGCGATACCACAGTAACTAAGAAAACAACTACTTCAGGAGCTGCTTCAGAAACAGAAATCTTCACAACAACAGTTTCTCCAGAATTTGACCTCGGACTTGTCTACAGGGTAATTCCAGGCAAATTCAACATTAATATAGGCGTTTCAGCTTCAAGCGGTTCACTGGAATGGAAAAAGACCGTAAAGACCAACAGCAATATCCCGGAAACTTCAGTAACGACCTTCACAAATACAGCAGGCGAAACTACTGTAACAGGCAGAAGTTATACGGCAAAAAACGGGGACGGTGCAGGTAAAGACGATGCAGAAGAAGAAAAACAGACAAACTCATTCAGCGCTGCAACTCCGGATGCAACTGCAAGATTCGGATTTACATGGTTCCTCGGCGAAAAGGCACAGCTTGATTCATACATGATTTATGGAACTTCAGCCGGAACTACAAATCCGACATGGGCAATGAACATTATGTTCGCAGTAAAAATATAAACTGAAAGGAGAAAACGCTTATGAAAAAATATATTTTAGCACTTGGAATCACCTCGCTTATTTTTGCAAGCTGCAGTGACGTATATACAGGCGGAGATTTATCTGCTTCTTCTTCAGGATTTACAGGAGCAGAAGCAGAGGCAGCTTCATCGCAGGGAACAACAGTATCCGGACACGAAACTGCAAATTATGCAACATTCTCTCTTAACGGTTCAGACGAATTTTATTCAGGTTCAGATCCTTTACATATTACATCTATTACACAGGCTTCAGATGATACTGAACTTACGCTCACAATAAAAAGTTATGCCCGCCTCGATGAACAGACAATTCCAGAGGCAGTAAAATTCCAGGAAGTTGCAGCAAACACGACAGCTTCCATATGCGCACCGGAAAGAAAAACTGCACTTTCATACACAATTCTCGACATTACAAGCACCACTGAAAGCGGTTCTTCTTCGGACAGAAACGTCACCACAACAGTTGATTTCAAGGTAAACACAGAAAACGTTGAAAAAAATACGATTGCTCTCTTCATTGATGGAACAGCACTTAAAGACATCAGCGGAAAAACTATCGTAAATGCCAACCTCAACGAAAACTGCGGTGAAGAATCTGACAGTCTTGTACGCTATATTGCAATATCAGAAACCAGCTCAGGCTCTTCTACAATCTCCGTTTCCTTCTTATTCGGGGAAGACTTTTCTCCTGAACTTCCTTACAAAAATGCACTTTCAGTAACAGTCAACACTGATGCAAACGGAAAAATATATTTTAGAAGTGATTCCGCAGAGTGGGCAGATTATACTTCAGGAAGCGCCTCAGCAAAGTATAAAACTGACCTTGCTTCTACACTCAACCAACTGTATTCATTACAGACAAAAGCTCCGGGTTCCGTAATTTGGGTAGACTCCCCTCTTTCTTTTGAATACGATGATACAAACAAATACTATGAAACAACAAAAATTACATCTGAACCTGGAACCAGACATCGTCTTATAAAACATGTTCCTTCAAAAGTTTCAGGCCTCAAAGATGATACTTATGCTTCAGTTCAGTACGGGCACAGCGCCTGCCAGAATTACACTGATTCCTATACTGAATACGAAACACCATTCACTTCAACATATTTTGCAAATGAGCCTGAGTATATTATAACAAAAACCACTTTCGCAGTCGGAAGCTATGATTATGCGACAATTAAAACAGCACAGGCTTCACTACTGACAGTAACTCAGAAAGGCGACGGAAAATATGAAGTTACAGCCGGTACACTGGGAGAGCAGCTGAAATTCAGTTATTACGAAGACTTTATTGCAACCGATAATGAATACAACCTGATTCCCTGCACAGTTACACTCAAAAACGAAACGACTGTCATCCTCGAAATTAATAATACCTTTTATAAGGGTAGCCTGAACCTTTGGGCAGGAAAAGGTATAATAGTAACCGGCAATTCAATTAATGATGAAAATCATTTTGGAATATGGGAAGATCCTGAATACGGAAAAGCATCAGGCTACATAAAAATACGGTAATATAAAACCGTAATTATCGCTTTAAAAATATTCTGTTTGCGGCAAGGTACTGTAATTAATTCAAACACAGTACAACCGCAAACAGACCTCACTGTGGCAGTTCAAAAGAAGCGGGAACCTACCGAAGCCTATACATCTGAGCCCGGCTTTTTCAAATCCGCAATTCCCACTGATTTTGACCAAATGATATTCACTGCTTGCGATATTTTTTACTGTCTTTCTCCGATGCACCGGATAGAATCCCCGTGCCAAGACAGATAATT is a genomic window of Treponema rectale containing:
- a CDS encoding helix-turn-helix transcriptional regulator, yielding MAQKKKVVTERNATHMLRYLFQIEQSIRNGEYPNANKLNEKLRTDFSRSTFGRYIDILKTEYDAPIEFDFRKNGYYYTDSTFSLNQVMLKEGELLTLSTILPLMEQYKNTPMEKSFRDLMNKLIQMLPDSITVDSALINNEVHFISDPITTFEDGVFENVLKATKLHQTLNMEYKTARDSNYQSRLFDPYHIICQKGSWYLLGYSHHSQAIRLYAMPRMRNCIITKDKFSIPKDFKLEDHIDVQMGAWGNSGEQFKVEIEFVKSLKTYVMERTWHKDQVIRENPDGTVYLSFETNQLNQTASWIMSFTGGAKALNPPELREQIKEAAQRILGEL
- a CDS encoding MATE family efflux transporter is translated as MSETTLFTSGKIAPRLLRFALPVLGALFLQSFYGAVDLLIVGQFGNAADVSAVATGTMMMQTITFIIVGLAMGTTIQMGQALGAGKKEKAADIVGTSVIFFALLAIVVTVLMIFLTEPFALLMQTPEEAFDKTCRYVHICSAGTVFITAYNMMGGVFRGMGDSKTPLLTVLVACIINIFGDLLFVAVFHMAASGAALATVIAQALSVFFCLTAAKKRGLPFALSKKNIRWQGNLVALVCKTGAPISLQDGLVTVSFLVIAAIINGLGLIASAGVGVAERVCGFIMLVPSAFSQSLSAFVAQNVGAEKYDRAKKALLYSIAASLACGLFMGYFAFFHGNLLAAIFSKDGKVVAAAHSYLKAYAIDTLFVSFLFCFIGYFNGCGKTSFVMIQGIIGAFGVRIPVSYLMSRTLNPTLFRIGLATPSSTFVQIILCGIVFLLLEKNPSEKDKSVFRMYKECES
- a CDS encoding SH3 domain-containing protein → MKKFLVLALLFAAGFVASAQNLYYRYEKISYNDATEKYHTDYFIRICRVHDDVSISYKDYLLNELFGKEYDYYRTRIVVNINGDIISFYEEYSDEYLPVAQFKIESDAALTSFKDFDESKSSLAEVTETFNQLCKTENKDNKPYNGWSYGGKLFKLNNNGEYFWIGYDDYWLVKKNGNSFMGYRVDYKNRYSLFSLEERNPSVVCYAPGKAACMNSLGNVMRTDISDLSNPKQDMTLWNKFINAVKKCDSSELGKMLDHQLSPSDFNEELQKDVITIIAETKNPDFILNAFKAIDAAYGIFYPSYGGSDNPLQYLIEQKDSKSVRKVLEWKNELADFASFNGQFSHASPVRKAVDLDDVEMVKTVLPYVKDVNKIICMGSKESDGGGSYNHTCNLLSFAKSEEMKKVLISAGVKTLIPYNGYEKETCLIDSNVNIRDSAGLSGKKIDRLNNGEKVKVIAIDPYFYDIDNYKGHWIQIEYSDGKKKGYIFEKYLNQYWQ